A single Calidifontibacter indicus DNA region contains:
- a CDS encoding response regulator — MDDPTALITSQVTPLITVLIADDQELVRTGFRVILEAEPDLRVVAEAVDGDDAVRQAALVRPDVILMDIRMPGTDGLAATEQILRRPEPPTVVVLTTFGHDEYVYRALRAGAAGFLLKDAPSTRLLAAVRAAASGDSLIEPAITRRMVERFAGPEPATQLPENLRSLTDREQETLRLMARGLSNAEIAAALVVAETTVKTHVARILAKLGVRDRLQAVVTAYETGFVSRTGE; from the coding sequence GTGGACGATCCCACTGCCCTCATCACGTCGCAGGTCACGCCGCTCATCACGGTGCTCATCGCCGACGACCAGGAACTGGTGCGCACCGGTTTCCGAGTGATCCTCGAGGCCGAGCCCGACCTGCGGGTGGTGGCAGAGGCGGTGGACGGTGACGACGCCGTCCGGCAGGCGGCACTGGTTCGGCCGGACGTCATCCTCATGGACATCCGCATGCCCGGCACCGACGGGCTGGCGGCCACCGAGCAGATCCTGCGCCGGCCCGAGCCGCCGACGGTGGTCGTGCTCACGACCTTCGGTCACGACGAGTACGTCTACCGGGCGCTGCGCGCAGGCGCGGCCGGCTTCCTGCTCAAGGACGCGCCGTCGACGAGGCTGCTCGCGGCCGTTCGGGCCGCGGCCAGCGGCGATTCGCTCATCGAACCCGCGATCACCCGCCGGATGGTCGAACGGTTCGCCGGCCCCGAACCTGCCACGCAACTGCCGGAGAACCTCCGCTCGCTCACCGACCGCGAACAGGAAACCCTGCGGCTCATGGCCCGCGGCCTGTCGAACGCAGAGATCGCGGCCGCGCTGGTCGTCGCCGAGACCACGGTGAAGACCCATGTGGCGCGGATCCTCGCCAAGCTCGGGGTACGCGACCGGTTGCAGGCCGTGGTCACCGCCTACGAGACCGGGTTCGTGTCGAGAACCGGTGAGTGA
- a CDS encoding MerR family DNA-binding transcriptional regulator has product MTIGTLAGRCGLTVSALRFYDREGVLVPAAVDPSTGYRRYSGVQVADAVLLASLRRIGMPVNDLRVALDLRTDDEAVDELLDEHLRRLEVAVEAARSEVDRIRERRSTLSFSVSVAGDELRSALRRVRFAVCDDDAFPMLHGVRLQLTGDGANVLATDRHRLARAPLTMLDHTGAGSVVLSCPLVDDLLADSSPNVQISVADQRITLRGNGFDTVTSALAGEYPDVDLILPGSERLDRMVRLTPAPDTYPDLGAVRVRNEFLLDALGSAGSEAVLHLDGPLAPVVVLGNDGYLNLIMPIRPDSAADTDRAEQPKAAAQ; this is encoded by the coding sequence ATGACCATCGGAACCCTGGCCGGCCGCTGCGGCCTCACGGTGAGCGCCCTTCGCTTCTACGACCGTGAAGGCGTGCTCGTCCCCGCCGCCGTGGACCCGTCGACCGGCTATCGCCGGTACTCGGGCGTTCAGGTCGCCGACGCAGTGCTCCTCGCCTCGCTGCGCCGAATCGGCATGCCGGTCAACGATCTTCGTGTGGCCCTCGACCTACGCACCGACGACGAGGCCGTCGACGAACTGCTGGACGAACATCTTCGCCGGCTGGAGGTGGCGGTCGAGGCCGCACGCAGCGAGGTCGACCGCATCCGCGAGCGCCGCAGCACGCTGAGCTTCAGCGTGTCGGTGGCCGGCGACGAGTTGCGCAGCGCGCTGCGCCGGGTGCGGTTCGCCGTCTGCGACGACGACGCATTCCCCATGTTGCACGGGGTGCGCCTGCAGCTGACCGGCGATGGTGCGAACGTGCTCGCGACCGACCGGCACCGCCTCGCCCGCGCCCCGCTGACGATGCTCGACCACACCGGCGCCGGCAGCGTGGTGCTGTCGTGCCCGCTGGTCGACGACCTCCTCGCCGACTCCTCGCCGAACGTGCAGATCAGCGTCGCGGACCAACGGATCACGTTGCGCGGCAACGGATTCGACACGGTGACCAGCGCGCTCGCGGGTGAGTACCCGGACGTCGACCTGATCCTTCCGGGCTCCGAACGACTCGATCGGATGGTGCGCCTCACCCCCGCGCCGGACACCTACCCGGACCTCGGCGCAGTTCGGGTGCGAAACGAGTTCCTGCTCGACGCGCTCGGCTCGGCCGGCTCGGAGGCCGTACTGCACCTCGACGGCCCCCTCGCCCCGGTCGTGGTGCTGGGCAACGACGGCTACCTGAACCTCATCATGCCGATCCGCCCCGACAGCGCTGCCGACACCGACCGTGCCGAGCAACCGAAGGCGGCAGCTCAGTGA
- a CDS encoding acylphosphatase, translated as MLRAVEIRITGKVQGVFFRASCAEYARQLGVRGWVRNEPDGSVRAHIEGGWTSVEEMLAWCRRGPRRAEVTDVEVTKVPAIDAEGFVVDRSTDH; from the coding sequence ATGTTGCGCGCGGTCGAGATCCGGATCACCGGGAAGGTGCAGGGCGTCTTCTTCCGTGCGTCGTGCGCCGAATACGCCCGCCAGCTCGGCGTGCGCGGGTGGGTGCGCAACGAGCCGGACGGTTCGGTGCGTGCACACATCGAAGGCGGCTGGACGTCGGTCGAGGAGATGCTCGCCTGGTGCCGCCGGGGGCCGCGGCGGGCGGAGGTCACCGACGTCGAGGTGACCAAGGTGCCGGCGATCGACGCCGAGGGGTTCGTGGTCGACCGGTCCACCGATCACTGA
- a CDS encoding RtcB family protein: MQKINDRLWNWASILEDNTREQAEKTASMPFVFPHLALMPDAHLGRGATVGSVIPTLGAIIPAAVGVDIGCGMIAVRTQFTKTDMSGDLAQLRQQIERSIPLSAGAANRRISREHTQTRLDELSAMAAEAGFDPSQYAGRWQLQLGTLGSGNHFIEVSLDELDRVWLFLHSGSRGVGNKIAAHHIKVAQKLAEQWWIPLPDNDLAYLVEGTDEFWKYIRELRWAQHYALLNREEMMDRVITQLEYWIGAPVQQQERINCHHNYTEQETHFGKQVWLSRKGAINAEAGRDGLIPGSMGTASYVVVGKGNPLSLNSSPHGAGREYSRSKARKTFSREQLQAAMVGIEYRDTDAFIDEIPQAYKDIDQVMADAADLVEVRHTLRQIVNVKGN; the protein is encoded by the coding sequence ATGCAGAAGATCAACGACCGGCTCTGGAACTGGGCCAGCATCCTCGAGGACAACACCCGTGAGCAGGCGGAGAAGACGGCGTCGATGCCCTTCGTCTTCCCGCACCTGGCGCTGATGCCCGACGCCCACCTCGGACGGGGCGCCACGGTCGGGTCCGTGATCCCGACGCTCGGTGCGATCATTCCGGCCGCCGTCGGAGTCGACATCGGCTGCGGCATGATCGCGGTGCGGACGCAGTTCACCAAGACCGACATGAGTGGTGATCTGGCGCAGCTGCGGCAGCAGATCGAGCGGTCGATCCCGCTGTCGGCGGGTGCTGCGAACCGGCGGATCTCCCGCGAGCACACCCAGACCCGGCTCGACGAGCTGTCGGCGATGGCGGCCGAAGCGGGATTCGACCCGTCGCAGTACGCCGGACGCTGGCAGCTGCAGCTGGGCACGCTCGGCTCCGGCAACCACTTCATCGAGGTGAGCCTCGACGAGCTCGACCGGGTGTGGCTGTTCCTGCACTCCGGCTCTCGCGGTGTCGGCAACAAGATCGCCGCACATCACATCAAGGTCGCGCAGAAGCTGGCCGAGCAGTGGTGGATTCCGCTGCCCGACAACGATCTTGCGTACCTGGTGGAGGGCACCGACGAGTTCTGGAAGTACATCCGGGAGCTGCGGTGGGCGCAGCACTACGCGCTGCTCAACCGGGAGGAGATGATGGACCGGGTGATCACCCAGCTGGAGTACTGGATCGGCGCGCCGGTGCAGCAGCAGGAGCGGATCAACTGCCACCACAACTACACCGAGCAGGAGACCCACTTCGGCAAGCAGGTGTGGCTGTCCCGTAAGGGCGCCATCAACGCCGAGGCGGGTCGTGACGGCCTGATCCCCGGTTCGATGGGCACCGCGTCGTACGTCGTGGTCGGCAAGGGAAACCCGCTGTCGCTCAACAGTTCTCCGCACGGTGCCGGTCGGGAGTACTCGCGGTCGAAGGCGCGCAAGACCTTCAGCCGGGAGCAACTGCAGGCCGCGATGGTCGGTATCGAGTACCGCGACACCGACGCGTTCATCGACGAGATCCCGCAGGCGTACAAGGACATCGACCAGGTGATGGCGGACGCCGCCGACCTGGTGGAGGTGCGGCACACGCTGCGGCAGATCGTCAACGTGAAGGGCAACTGA
- a CDS encoding YdeI/OmpD-associated family protein produces MAAIGTPGGSTERPALFFDDAAQFRHWLEVNHETATELWMGLYKRHVPTRGLTWHDAVPEALCFGWIDSVVQRIDDDAVRQRWTPRKSTSVWSAINIAHVERVTAAGLMHPAGIAAFERRKPERSGIYAYESGQTLSGEQSARLLADPAAAAFWAETTASYRQSAENWVASAKREETREKRLLQLIDDSANGRLIPTQRYGKMPKWVERAAAAAHAAATARPS; encoded by the coding sequence ATGGCAGCGATCGGCACGCCCGGGGGATCGACCGAACGTCCCGCGCTCTTCTTCGACGACGCGGCGCAGTTCCGGCACTGGCTCGAGGTCAACCACGAGACCGCCACCGAGCTGTGGATGGGCCTCTACAAGCGACACGTGCCCACGCGCGGCCTCACCTGGCACGACGCCGTCCCCGAGGCGTTGTGCTTCGGCTGGATCGACAGCGTGGTGCAACGCATCGACGACGACGCCGTGCGGCAGCGGTGGACCCCACGCAAGTCCACGAGTGTCTGGAGCGCGATCAACATCGCCCATGTCGAGCGGGTCACCGCGGCCGGTCTGATGCACCCGGCGGGCATCGCCGCCTTCGAGCGCCGCAAGCCCGAGCGCAGCGGCATCTACGCCTACGAATCGGGGCAGACGCTGAGCGGCGAGCAGTCGGCGCGGTTGCTCGCCGACCCCGCGGCGGCAGCGTTCTGGGCCGAGACGACGGCTTCCTACCGGCAGAGCGCCGAGAACTGGGTGGCCTCGGCCAAACGCGAGGAGACCCGCGAAAAGCGGTTGCTGCAGCTCATCGACGACAGTGCCAACGGGCGGCTGATCCCCACCCAGCGCTACGGCAAGATGCCGAAATGGGTGGAGCGGGCGGCGGCCGCTGCGCATGCAGCAGCCACCGCCCGCCCCTCCTGA
- the trpS gene encoding tryptophan--tRNA ligase — translation MNITTSTVENPVDNTVDTTVETTDDVSFDGSFETARVRSDTLRAVIDGPDSPSRRRLRVLTGDRPTGALHIGHYLASLRQRVELQDKGIDSFVVIADYQVITDRDAVGAIDDSVMGCVLDYLAAGIDPARSTIFTHSAVPALNQLMLPFLSLVTDSELRRNPTVKDELAATDGRPMSGLLLTYPVHQAADILFCRGNVVPIGKDNLPHVEQTRVIARRFNRRYAGGETVFAEPDALLTNTPLLLGLDGHKMSKSRGNTITLGMSADQTARAIRKARTDGERAITYDPVGRPEVASLLKVASGFTGQSPALIAQAIGAGGAAELKRVVTDAVNEGLAEHRRRRAELAGDPSYLRRVLAEGNARANDVADATLATVRSVMGMSY, via the coding sequence ATGAACATCACCACTTCCACCGTCGAGAACCCTGTTGACAACACAGTCGACACCACAGTCGAGACCACCGACGACGTCTCGTTCGACGGTTCGTTCGAAACCGCCCGCGTGCGCAGCGACACCTTGCGCGCCGTGATCGACGGACCCGACTCACCCAGCCGTCGCCGCCTGCGGGTGTTGACCGGAGACCGTCCGACGGGTGCCTTGCACATCGGCCACTATCTGGCCTCGCTGCGGCAGCGGGTCGAGTTGCAGGACAAGGGAATCGACAGCTTCGTGGTGATCGCCGACTACCAGGTGATCACCGACCGTGACGCCGTCGGGGCCATCGACGACAGCGTGATGGGGTGCGTGCTCGATTACCTAGCGGCCGGCATCGACCCCGCTCGATCGACGATCTTCACCCACTCCGCGGTGCCTGCGCTCAACCAGCTGATGCTGCCCTTCCTGTCGCTGGTGACCGACTCGGAGTTGCGCCGCAACCCGACGGTCAAGGACGAACTCGCCGCCACCGACGGACGACCGATGTCGGGGCTGTTGCTCACCTATCCGGTGCATCAAGCCGCCGACATCCTGTTCTGTCGCGGCAACGTCGTGCCGATCGGCAAGGACAACCTGCCGCACGTCGAGCAGACGCGGGTCATCGCGCGGCGCTTCAACCGGAGGTACGCCGGTGGCGAGACGGTCTTTGCCGAGCCCGACGCGTTGCTCACCAACACGCCGCTGCTGCTCGGGCTCGACGGCCACAAGATGAGCAAGTCGCGCGGCAACACGATCACGCTCGGCATGAGCGCCGACCAGACCGCGCGCGCGATTCGCAAGGCACGCACCGACGGCGAGCGCGCCATCACCTACGACCCCGTCGGCCGCCCGGAGGTGGCGAGTCTCCTCAAGGTCGCTTCGGGTTTCACCGGGCAGTCACCGGCACTGATCGCGCAGGCGATCGGCGCCGGTGGGGCGGCCGAGCTCAAGCGGGTCGTCACCGACGCGGTCAACGAGGGGCTGGCCGAGCATCGCCGCCGACGCGCCGAACTCGCGGGCGATCCCTCGTATCTGCGCCGGGTGCTCGCCGAGGGCAACGCCCGCGCGAACGACGTCGCGGACGCGACGCTGGCCACCGTCCGCAGCGTGATGGGCATGTCGTACTGA
- a CDS encoding PadR family transcriptional regulator — MTVPMTMLALLQHQPNHGFALKQRYDELFGQERDLRPAQVYSTLTRLERDGYLSDLGFEKGSAADKRLYAITDSGVTTVHHWIRTPSLPVGRPTELFTKVVLALVAGLDPRDVLDSHRDLYLARMREITAARRAGDVVDRLAGDYEIAHLSADLDWIETAGRRLGDLTKELS, encoded by the coding sequence ATGACGGTCCCGATGACGATGCTCGCGTTGCTGCAGCACCAGCCGAACCACGGCTTCGCGCTCAAACAGAGATACGACGAATTGTTCGGCCAGGAGCGCGATCTGCGTCCGGCACAGGTGTATTCGACACTCACCCGCCTCGAACGCGACGGCTACCTCAGCGATCTCGGGTTCGAGAAGGGCAGCGCGGCCGACAAGCGGCTGTACGCGATCACCGACTCCGGGGTGACGACCGTGCACCACTGGATCCGCACCCCGTCCCTTCCGGTCGGACGCCCGACGGAACTGTTCACCAAGGTCGTGCTCGCACTCGTCGCAGGGCTCGATCCACGCGACGTGCTCGACAGCCACCGCGACCTCTACCTCGCACGGATGCGCGAGATCACGGCCGCGCGGCGGGCCGGTGACGTTGTCGACCGACTCGCCGGTGACTACGAGATAGCTCACCTCAGCGCCGACCTCGACTGGATCGAGACCGCCGGACGTCGACTCGGCGACCTCACGAAGGAATTGTCATGA
- a CDS encoding ABC transporter ATP-binding protein: MTLLQARDLSLRLGTTQALQDVSVDLSPGDVVSIMGPSGSGKSTLLHCLAGVLVPDSGSVLFESTDLTRSSDAERSRIRLQRMGFVFQFGDLIPELTMVENVMLPLQLLGTKRSEARDRARTMLDELEVGDVADGTVGVVSGGQAQRTAVARALVHEPAVIFADEPTGALDSAAGELVMDSLVTAAQSRGAAVVLVTHDARVASYAHRNVTMRDGRVRAADLTSMR, encoded by the coding sequence ATGACACTGCTCCAGGCCCGCGACCTCTCCCTCCGGCTGGGCACGACCCAGGCGCTGCAGGACGTCTCGGTCGACCTCTCCCCCGGGGACGTCGTCTCGATCATGGGCCCCAGCGGTTCGGGGAAGTCGACGCTGCTGCACTGCCTGGCCGGAGTGCTCGTGCCCGACTCCGGATCGGTGCTCTTCGAATCGACCGATCTCACCCGCAGCAGCGACGCCGAACGCAGCCGAATCCGGCTGCAGCGCATGGGCTTCGTCTTCCAGTTCGGCGACCTCATTCCCGAACTGACGATGGTCGAGAACGTCATGCTGCCACTGCAACTCCTCGGCACCAAGCGCTCCGAAGCCCGAGACCGGGCGCGCACGATGCTCGACGAACTCGAGGTGGGCGATGTCGCCGACGGCACAGTCGGCGTCGTCTCCGGCGGTCAGGCGCAGCGGACGGCGGTGGCCCGCGCACTGGTGCACGAGCCGGCCGTGATCTTCGCCGACGAGCCGACCGGCGCACTCGACTCGGCGGCCGGTGAACTCGTCATGGACTCGCTCGTCACCGCCGCACAGAGCCGTGGTGCGGCCGTCGTGCTGGTGACGCACGATGCTCGGGTGGCGTCGTATGCGCACCGCAACGTGACCATGCGCGACGGACGAGTGCGCGCCGCCGACCTGACCTCGATGCGATGA
- a CDS encoding FtsX-like permease family protein — MTAVSTGAALGLRLALRAGRARAVTVVASAAGGLLVLLLSLDLPYALRNPETFLQRDDKIAYLILSAVVAAPVVVLMLTTSRLSSAGRDRRLSRLRLMGLSRGNAAVVALVETLALVTVGAALGFAAWLTMRWTLLHLLVEHGCAKTVPPAHVTWAVAATVGVLLAAGLSSVAPALRSARSALSQARTVGRARHVWWPLALLVVALVVGLLATSAYRGQNDQPPSVLPLAFCFFASISGLVLAGSSLTTLLGRALRRIPGATALLAGRRMEADRSATSRALAGLVIATFAAAFGLSVFTIFTTTPQYRSAQWAMQHETVDMTQLQAPPDAAMLERVRRTPGVTWADAGWTTTQSTDVDGVSTTVISCARLRSVATVSGCRDDSAWLVPSNSSRPKALPTVSTHGVRLRAVSTGSVHFDAVAAGGNGPYWFDTWSNTVVVPPGVMQRAGVRPDAIVFGIAPGARLPWTSDLPVASSEDWDNYDNVAVYRTMTYTLIAAVIAVGLLTVVINVIDRAAERRRSVAATRVLGTDVRVLRHAQFLGVVLPLLAGVTVAVVAGWVTGRTYLAFGDALGSFPGTQLLLLWGGACLGAVAVAALTLPGLGRPLSADLVRRE, encoded by the coding sequence ATGACGGCCGTCTCCACCGGGGCCGCGTTGGGGCTACGCCTCGCACTGCGCGCCGGACGTGCGCGGGCCGTCACCGTGGTCGCGTCGGCCGCCGGCGGGCTCCTGGTGCTGCTGCTCAGTCTCGACCTGCCGTACGCGCTGCGGAACCCGGAGACCTTCCTGCAACGCGACGACAAGATCGCCTACCTGATCCTGTCCGCCGTCGTCGCTGCGCCGGTCGTCGTGCTGATGCTGACCACCAGCCGACTGAGTTCGGCGGGCCGTGACCGGCGACTGTCCCGACTGCGCCTCATGGGGCTGTCGCGGGGCAATGCGGCGGTCGTGGCACTCGTGGAGACACTCGCCCTCGTAACCGTGGGTGCGGCCCTCGGCTTCGCCGCGTGGCTGACGATGCGATGGACGCTGCTGCACCTGCTCGTCGAGCACGGCTGCGCCAAGACCGTTCCGCCGGCTCACGTCACCTGGGCCGTGGCCGCGACGGTCGGGGTGCTGCTGGCGGCGGGGTTGTCATCGGTGGCCCCGGCGCTGCGATCGGCGCGCTCGGCGCTGTCGCAGGCTCGCACCGTCGGCCGCGCGCGGCACGTGTGGTGGCCACTGGCGCTGCTCGTCGTCGCTCTCGTCGTCGGACTCCTGGCAACGAGTGCCTACCGCGGGCAGAACGACCAGCCGCCGTCGGTGCTCCCCCTCGCGTTCTGCTTCTTCGCCAGCATCTCGGGCCTGGTGCTCGCCGGCTCATCGCTCACCACGCTCCTCGGTCGCGCCCTGCGCCGCATTCCTGGTGCCACCGCGCTGCTCGCCGGACGGCGGATGGAGGCCGACCGTTCCGCCACCTCCCGAGCGCTCGCCGGACTCGTCATCGCCACCTTCGCCGCCGCGTTCGGACTGTCCGTGTTCACCATCTTCACGACCACCCCGCAGTACCGCAGCGCACAGTGGGCGATGCAGCACGAGACCGTGGACATGACACAGCTGCAGGCGCCACCCGACGCGGCGATGCTGGAACGCGTTCGCCGCACCCCGGGGGTGACGTGGGCCGATGCCGGCTGGACGACGACGCAGTCGACCGATGTCGACGGTGTCTCGACCACAGTGATCTCGTGTGCCCGGTTACGTTCAGTGGCAACAGTTTCCGGATGCCGGGACGACTCGGCGTGGCTCGTTCCGAGCAACTCGAGCCGGCCGAAGGCGCTGCCGACGGTTTCCACTCACGGCGTCCGGTTGCGAGCGGTGTCCACCGGGTCGGTGCACTTCGACGCCGTGGCTGCCGGCGGCAACGGCCCCTATTGGTTCGACACGTGGAGCAACACCGTCGTCGTGCCGCCCGGCGTCATGCAGCGGGCCGGCGTGCGACCCGACGCGATCGTCTTCGGCATCGCCCCAGGGGCGCGCCTGCCGTGGACCTCAGATCTTCCTGTCGCCAGCAGCGAGGACTGGGACAATTACGACAACGTCGCCGTCTACCGCACGATGACCTACACCCTCATCGCCGCGGTCATCGCGGTCGGACTGCTCACCGTCGTCATCAACGTCATCGACCGGGCCGCAGAACGGCGCCGGTCGGTGGCAGCCACCCGCGTGCTCGGTACCGACGTGCGGGTGCTGCGACACGCGCAGTTCCTCGGCGTGGTGCTGCCACTGCTCGCAGGCGTCACAGTTGCGGTGGTCGCCGGCTGGGTCACCGGCCGCACCTACCTCGCCTTCGGCGATGCGCTCGGATCGTTCCCCGGCACCCAGCTTCTCCTGCTGTGGGGCGGCGCGTGCCTCGGCGCGGTCGCCGTCGCGGCGCTCACCCTGCCCGGGCTGGGACGCCCGCTCAGCGCCGACCTCGTGCGCAGGGAGTGA
- a CDS encoding MFS transporter, with protein sequence MSLAERAEAKPSVGATPGERGYRRGEPGYRDITLALFAAGMATFVAMYAAQAVLPDLTSDFSVGPATAALAVSATTGFVAFAIIPGSALSERFGRVRVMAIAALASALLGCLVPLAPSMEVLIVLRALQGIALAGVPATAMAYLAEEVDSEHLGGAMGKYIAGNTIGGLSGRLLASLVLDHASWRIALEVVAFAALAFTGLFLWRAPKSRFFRPSPVGFRSTTGNLLGHLGNARLVALYLTAFLLMGGFVAVYNMLGFRLLAEPFGLPKSIAGLVFMLYLAGTVSSAWAGQLADRLGRKQVMVAGEVLTLGGLLLTLPGSLPFVIVGVALFTAGFFAAHSVASGWVGAIATEHRAEASALYLFSYYAGSSVLGACSGLFFTSAGWNGVVTYVGVLCAAAIALAALMPLLRRRRATP encoded by the coding sequence ATGAGTCTTGCTGAGCGCGCGGAGGCGAAACCGTCCGTCGGCGCAACGCCGGGGGAGCGGGGGTATCGGCGCGGGGAGCCGGGCTATCGCGACATCACCCTGGCGCTCTTCGCTGCCGGCATGGCCACCTTCGTCGCGATGTACGCCGCGCAGGCCGTGTTGCCCGACCTCACCAGCGACTTCTCGGTCGGTCCGGCCACCGCGGCGCTCGCCGTGTCGGCGACCACCGGATTTGTCGCCTTTGCGATCATCCCCGGCAGCGCGCTGTCCGAGCGATTCGGACGCGTCCGCGTCATGGCGATCGCGGCGTTGGCGTCGGCGCTGCTGGGCTGCCTGGTGCCGCTCGCGCCGTCGATGGAGGTGCTCATCGTGCTGCGCGCGCTGCAGGGCATCGCCCTCGCCGGCGTGCCCGCGACCGCGATGGCCTACCTCGCCGAGGAGGTCGACTCCGAACATCTCGGTGGTGCGATGGGGAAGTACATCGCCGGCAACACCATCGGTGGCTTGTCCGGACGTCTGCTCGCCTCGCTCGTGCTCGACCACGCCAGCTGGCGCATCGCCCTCGAGGTCGTCGCCTTCGCTGCGCTCGCCTTCACCGGGCTGTTCCTGTGGCGTGCCCCGAAGTCGCGGTTCTTCCGGCCCTCGCCCGTCGGTTTCCGGTCGACCACAGGCAACCTGCTGGGCCACCTCGGCAACGCACGGTTGGTCGCGCTCTACCTGACCGCGTTCCTGCTCATGGGCGGGTTCGTCGCCGTCTACAACATGCTCGGATTCCGTTTGCTCGCAGAGCCGTTCGGGCTGCCGAAGTCGATCGCGGGTCTGGTTTTCATGCTCTACCTCGCCGGCACCGTGTCGTCGGCGTGGGCCGGACAACTGGCCGACCGGTTGGGTCGCAAGCAGGTGATGGTCGCGGGGGAGGTGCTCACGTTGGGCGGGTTGCTGCTCACCCTGCCGGGCAGCCTGCCGTTCGTGATCGTCGGTGTCGCGTTGTTCACGGCAGGCTTCTTCGCGGCCCACTCGGTGGCCAGCGGCTGGGTCGGCGCGATCGCCACCGAGCACCGCGCCGAGGCGAGCGCGCTCTACCTGTTCTCCTACTACGCCGGCAGCTCCGTGCTCGGCGCCTGCTCCGGTCTGTTCTTCACCTCGGCCGGTTGGAACGGCGTCGTCACTTACGTCGGCGTCTTGTGCGCGGCGGCCATCGCGCTCGCTGCCCTCATGCCGTTGCTGCGCCGGCGGCGGGCAACCCCCTGA
- a CDS encoding LysR family transcriptional regulator, with the protein MRDLVRWLVVLADEENVSAAADLLGIPQPTLSRRLSRLESDLGATLFDRHGRRISLHDKGRAFVEQVRVADAALARAELGLHDADELRIVRLGFLHSFGTWLVPRLIRRARDADPGIGFELFQGASLDVTSRVRRGELDLGVVAPRPDDDQLAWRLLQRQRVQLAVPLDHPLAGERTIWAERLRDETFVSMAHGFGIRHVLDEVCSAAGFTPTIALECQELATVAGLVSAGIGVGLLPDDDQTNNTEGIRLIPLRDNDAHRDIGIVWRRGAVLADHIAAVRDLART; encoded by the coding sequence ATGCGCGATCTCGTCCGATGGCTCGTCGTGCTCGCCGACGAGGAGAACGTCAGCGCCGCCGCCGACCTGCTCGGCATCCCCCAACCGACGCTGTCCCGTCGTCTCTCTCGGCTCGAATCAGACCTCGGCGCAACCTTGTTCGACCGGCACGGACGTCGTATCTCGTTGCACGACAAGGGGCGCGCGTTCGTGGAGCAGGTTCGCGTCGCCGACGCCGCACTCGCCCGCGCGGAGCTCGGCCTGCACGACGCGGACGAACTACGCATCGTGCGGCTCGGCTTCCTGCACTCCTTCGGCACGTGGCTGGTGCCGCGCCTCATCCGCCGTGCCCGCGACGCCGACCCCGGCATCGGATTCGAACTCTTCCAGGGCGCCTCGCTCGATGTCACCTCGCGGGTGCGGCGCGGCGAACTCGACCTGGGCGTGGTGGCACCCCGCCCGGACGACGACCAACTCGCCTGGCGGTTGCTGCAGCGCCAGCGCGTGCAGTTGGCCGTGCCACTGGATCACCCGCTGGCCGGTGAGCGCACCATCTGGGCCGAGCGACTGCGTGACGAGACGTTCGTCAGCATGGCCCACGGTTTCGGCATCCGGCACGTGCTCGACGAGGTGTGCTCGGCGGCGGGTTTCACCCCGACGATCGCGCTGGAGTGCCAGGAACTCGCGACGGTCGCCGGGCTCGTGTCGGCGGGCATCGGCGTCGGCCTGTTGCCCGACGACGATCAGACCAACAATACCGAAGGCATCCGACTGATCCCGTTGCGCGACAACGATGCTCACCGCGACATCGGCATCGTGTGGCGACGCGGTGCGGTGTTGGCCGACCACATCGCCGCGGTGCGCGACCTCGCGCGCACCTAG